The genomic stretch CCCGTAATCGCACCCGCCAGTTCTTCGCCGAGACCGTTGGCGAACGGCACGATGTAGGTCGTGTAGAACTGAATGTTCATTCCGCATGTCAGGATGAATGCCCAGGTCGCCATGCGCATGAGGAAATCGTTGATTGGTTCGTCATTGCGTCCTTGCCAGTACGTCCAGCAAATCAGGAGCACATAGATGCTGAAGCACACAGCCATTAGCGGCGATATCAATCCTATGATGCGGGTGGATCCGGACGTTATGGTCGTCAGTACGTTCGCATCAAAATCCGCAGTTAATTCCGAAAAGATCGTCGTGGTGATCGATGTATAGGACATAACGGTGCTCCCATGGAATCGCACTACTGCTGCATTGCCTTCCTGACAACTTCACTTGCCTCTTTGTCGGCTTGCCTCTGTTCCGGCGTTTCTTCCTGTTCAAGCTTTTCAGGGGTGGTCCCGAGCAGATGCGCCTTAAATTCAAGCTCTTGCCGGTGTTCGGCTGTCTCCTGCATGTTGTGCTGATGGCGATCCCATGCGAGATAACCAAGGTAGCCTGCGATCGCGATCAGGAGGCCGATGATGGTCGACAGAAGTGCCTTATTGGTCATTGGGTCCTCCGAGGAAAGAGTTCTTGAATTCGCGGTCCCGTTGCTCTTGGGCAAGCCTGATTTCGTTCTCTTGCAACCGTGCCGTCACCTGCAGTCGCGTCTGGTCGTTCGTGACCATTGCCTCTTCGGCCGCTATACGGTTCTGCAGGTCGGCCTTCTGTGCAGGATCCTGCGTCATATTCGATAGCTGCATGAGCGACTGGATGTTGTTGAAACGCGCCACGATCGCGGTATATGCCTGCTCGTTCATCGCCTTGTTGGTCGCCAGCGTGTCGTAATAGCGTTGCTGACCGGCGGTTGCCGCGCCTGTCATGCCTTCCTGCTGTTCGATGATCCGCATCGACGAGCTGACGCCCGAAAGCCCCCCGGCCTTCGCCTGGATGTAGATGTCCTGCCATTCTTCGGGTAGATAGTTGCGCAGTGCGGGATTGTTGCTGATCAGACCGAGGCTACTGTTGCCGGTAAGTGCCTGGTACTGCGCCTCCTGATTCTGGACCTGCTGGATAAGCTGCCGTACCATCACCATCTGCTGTGCAAGCTCGGCCGGCGAGATGGTGGGAACCCCCTGGGCGTGCGCAGTCGCCGCGGCGCAGAAGACTGTCGCTACCATGATGACGCGGGGCGGAATGGCCCGATACCGAGTCGGCACTGCGAGGTTGGATTTCATGGATTCCTCCATCACGTAAGACGTTCAGACAAGGGGCTCTTCGGTCATCTCGACATTTGCAGTCAAATAAATCGCAGTCAGCTCCAAGCGTTTACGCCCGAGCGCATCATGCAACTCTTCCGCCCACAGTTGCTCGTCGGCGCCATGCTTTGCGGTCAGACGAGTTCGCTGCCTGCGTTCGAACACGCGCAGGAGATACACCGGCAGCCACGCATTCGGGTCGTCGCCCATCTCAGCGCGTACTTCATCGAGCATCAGCACGTTCTCCCGGTCGCCCGAGAAGACCGCGATCGCATCATCAAGGCCACTCAGGTCGAAACTGGCGAAGGCCGACTGGTTGCCCTGCTTTATCAGGAAGCGGCGCGACTGGGCCGTGAGTTTCCTGAACTCCTGGAATTCCTTTCGCGTCATGCCATCGCGCAGATAGGGCGCTTCTTCGGCAGCCGGGTCGGCAAGATAAATTTTGGTAGCAATGAGGCTGCGCAACGCCGGATACAGGTCTGCGGCCTTTTGAGCCTGCTCTGGCTGCTGCGTGACGAGCCCGATGAACTCACCTTCCTTGCGGCCGCTCGCGAGCGTCTCTTCGATCTGTTCACGGATCGTGCGGAACCGGATTGGCAGCCAGTATTCCTCGATGATCGTCGCCATCAACAGACCATCACGGCGCATCAGCGTCTTCAGGTGGAACAGCCAGGTGAACGCGGGTTCAGACGGTTCGTAGTTCTCGACAAGGAACGTCTCGACGTCGAAGCCGATGCAACGCTGTCCACTCATGTTCAGCGACAGGTTGGGCGGGTTGTCGAATACCCACCAGAAACGCCCCCCTTCCGACTTGCACCAGATCGACAGTCGGGCATGCAGGCAGTCATCGCCCTCATCTGGAATGCTGTCCAGCAGGAGGCTGAAGCGGCGCAGACGCACGTCTTCGATGTCCATCACAGCATCAACAGCGTTGCGGCACTGCATTTTCTCCGCGGCGCTTAGGTCGATCCGGATCTGCTTGCCCTGATGGTCGACACCATTCCTGCGGCCACACAGTTCGACGAGACCGTAGAGAAACTCGCGATTCTCGGGCGCATCGGCGAGCTCAAACGGCGCCCAACCTGTAGGCTTGCCCTTTTCCAGATACACGTACACACCGCCCATGGCGCGGACAAAGACTTCCCACCCCCGGCCCTTGTCCAGCACGTACAGGAGCGGTTCGAACCGGAGCAGCATGCCGATGGCAGCAGCGATGAGCGTCGTTTTGCCTGTGCCGGTTGTTCCTTTGGCTTCGAAATGACCGGCCAGCTTTTCTGCTACGTTGATGTCGCCCAGACGCGTCGCATGGAAGTTGAAATTGAAGACGTTGGCGGCACTGGTGCGAAACGGAATGATTGCCGAACCATCACCGATCGGGTTGCCTTCAGCCTTGCCGGTCGAGTAGTCGTGGCACGCATGCATCGCGGCGAAGTTTCGCGACGACTGAACCTTCGGCCGTGGCTTTACCTTCGCGCCAGGCACTTGGGAAAAATACGTGAACGGCGCCGAGCCGGTGGCAGTCATCCATTCGACGCCGCACTCGTTCAGCGAGCGGGACACGAACAAATCTCCATTCGCGATCGCTTCTTTTGCCGTTTCACCATAAATCACGGCCGCGCCGTGATACTCACCGAAGCTCAGTTCACCCGTGTTGACGTATCCCTGAGCCTCTCGCATTTCCTTGACTTGATGCTTCGCCTTGTCTCCGGCCGATTCCAGTTTGTTGATCGCGGAATCAACGGTGCGGTTGGCTTCGAACCCGGTCATGCAATTAAACGACTGCGTGATGGTAAATTCCATCGGCAGCGTCAGCAGTGGGTTCAACTGTCCCCAGCCTGGTTTGTCTGGAAAACCCCGCAAATCATGACAGGTCGCATGCTGGCGCGACGGCGTGACTCCCGGCCCACGAATGGCCACAGTGTTGTACCCGAAGTGAAGCCAACTGGAAGGGATGACGTCGGTACCCGGTTCGGCTGCGACCGGCACATCAGTCCAGGTTGCGTTGACCAGATCGCTCACAAAACCGTACTGTTTTGAGAACAGCATCTTTGTGCCGTTCATGTGCTGACGCTCGTACACCTCCAGCTGTTCAGCCTCATAGTCCACCAGGTGCAGCAGCGACTGCTGCGCGAGCGATTCGATTTCCTTCAGTCCATCGTCAAAGTCGTCGTATTTCAGGATCAGCGACAGGTAGTAGCGGTTTTCGTAGAACCTGTCTTCATTAAAGCGCCCGACATATTCCCGTGAGAACCACTGCATGAAACGTGGATTGAATCTGTAATTCCGATCAAAACTCACCAGCCGGCGGGTAAAGGTCGCGTGGTAACCTAGGCGCCCACCAAGATCACGTCCCAGCTTGCTGTACGTATCGGTGTCGCGGTCGAACATGCGCTCGATCGCGACGTTCTCATGTACTTCAAACGGCACGCCGCGCTTGACCAGCGTCACCATGAAGCGGTTTCCCTCAAGATGCTGCACGTGTTTCTTAACCGGATGACCAAACTTCGGCATCCAGTCTTCGATTGCACCGAGGCTGCCGAGCACGTCACTCGAAATTTCAGGCTTGCGTGTCATGACTCCTCCGGCTCAAGCTCGTGCAGGCGACTCACGCCGCGTGGCAAGGGTTTGAGGAAAATCCGATAGACCCGGCGCTGTCGTCCATAGCGTAGCGGTGCGAGGGTTACAGTGTTGCCAAAGCGGGGGGCTGCTCGCCTGGAGTTGACCAACGCACGAAGCTTCAGTGTCCAGAAATAGGCGCGGCAGCGCATCTCGAGCCACATGATTCGCAGACCCTGATCGTCCGTTTCGCATACGTGCTTGAAGTACATCAGCACCGGCACACCGAGAAACACGAACAGAAGTCCACCAGGACCGACTACGAAGGCGATGAGCACACCCGCGAACATCGACGATACGACCACCACCAACATCGCCATGTAGGGAACGCCCCAGATTGTCGCCGTGCGGCCAAGACCGTTGAAGCCAGGATAGCGAGCTTTTTCGTCCAACATGGCATATGCTCAGCTGAACAGGTTCCACAAATAGGGGGCAAGCACACCCACCACGGCACCCACCACCGCGACCTTGCCGCCTAGTGTGATGAATTCGCTCCAGTGCGCGCGATCCGCCCAGCACTCGGCCCCTTTCCATAGCAGCACACACGATGCGCAGACCCCGAGGAAGGTGTAAAGCCAGATCCTGAATGTGTTCGCGCCCTGCGTCGCCGAATCCAGACCGCCCCCAGCAAGCACAGGTTGCGGGCCAACGATTGCTCCGAGCAGCAATGCCACGTATAGCGCATCGACAAACCGTCGCAATTTTCCTAAAAATACACATTTACTACGTCGTACTAATTTAATAGGTCTGGATCTATCGTGATACATTGACTCCTCCATTGGGTTGAATTTACCGCCCGGGCGGTTTTATCACTTGCATGTTCCTTCGTCGCAATGGTAGTCGCCAAAGGCATCCCACGCGGGGTGCGACTCGCTGCGATTACTGCCAGGGCTGACGGTCTTCTTGATGTCGGGGATCCGGATGGTTCCGGGTCCATCTCCGACCTGTGCATCGGGCATGCGCCCCGTAACAACACGTATCGCGGGAACGACATCGGTCGAGTCAGTCAAAGAACGAGCGCCGGCGACCACGCGCTGAACGTAGCTAGTGCCGCGATAGTCCTCGACGAGACCACGCGTGAAATTGCCGCTGTAGTAACAGCTGATTGCGGCCCGAAGCGCCGAGGCACCTTGCCCCTTCGCTACGACTGCCCTGTCGTAGCAGTCATGCAGAATCGCACTGCCAGCTCGCAGATTCGCACACGGGTCAAAAGCGGTCTCGTAAGTCAGCCCGTAGCGGGCGAGGTTGACCGACTTGACCTGTGTTAGGCCAACACTGAAATTGACCCTTCGCGCAGCTAGGGCATGAGCTGTCGCGATAGCTTCAGTAAGGTCGTGCGGCTGCCGCTCGAGATGGCCTCCGACTACGCCGATAGCATAAGGATTGAATCCGGATTCGGTCCGTACCACGGCTTCCATAGTGGAGGCGTGAACTATCGGTGCACATTGCTGAGCCAACACGGCGAAATCAAGCATAACGCGCTCCCTTGCCTCTGCCTCATGTCCGGCGGCCGCTAGACAGGATGACGACTATAGTCATTGCAGACCTCACAGGTTTCAATAAGCTTTATGAACGACACGGAAACTCGTACGCCGATGCCGACCGTTCCACCTCACCTACCCTTTGCGACCAGCCGACGGCTTTTCCGACAGCAGCACTTACGCGCCTGTGTTCAGCTGATTTTGGACGCCAGCATCCACTCCTAACGAAGCCGCTGCGTTGCGTGCCCATGACTTCCCTTCAGGCGCTCTTTCAATACTCCATTCACGATATTGCGGTGTATCCCATGCTTCTTCGCCCAGCTCACATCGCAGGCGCCATCGGATCAAACTCTTGCGAGGCTTCTCTCCAAGGGTTTTGAATGGGATACAAGCACCCCTATACTGAGCAAGGTTGTTCATCTTCATACAAGATAGGCACGTTTGTGCCAATAGTCAATATTTAGGCACATTTATGCCAGAAACTTTTGGTGCCAGGCTAATTACCGAACGCGAACGGCTGGGACTAGCACAGGGCGATATGCAGTCAATTGTCGGTGTCAGTCGTCGCGCGCAATTTAATTACGAACAGTCTGTACGGCTACCCGATGTCGGTTATCTAGCTGCTCTTGCGACGCATGGCTTCGACCTCACGTACCTAGTAACTGGAAGGCGGGCGCCTCGCCACGGTTCCATAGACGAAGACTTGTTGCGGCACGTACTTATTGCAATCGACAACGCGCTTCCCGTCGAGCCGATCAACGCGGCGAAGAAGGCAAAACTCGTCGCGCTCGTCTATCAAAGCGCCTCGGAAACCGGTCAGGTCGATCCACTTCTGGTTCGAAAGGCTATTGACCTCGCCTCCTGAAAGATCTTGGTTACTCAACTTACGTCTCCCGGAATGCATTGTGTCGCGCGAAAAGCGAGCGCCCGAATGCCTGCGTTTGCTAGCGAGGCACGGATCCGCCTCGCGAATTCAACTGCGTGCGGTCCATCGCCGTGCAGACATAGCGTTTTCGGGTTGATGTTGATCCAGGTATCATCCAATGTTTTTACGCGGCCATCACTTGCCATGCCGATGGCCTGCTCGCACGCCAGTACATCGCTCTCAAGTACCGCATTCGGATAAGAACGAGGAACGAGCTTACCCTCTCGCGTATACGCCCGGTCGGCAAACCCTTCGTCAATCGCAACCAGTCCTTCGTCACGTGCAATACACACGAGTTGACCGCCAGCGAGACCAAACACTGCCAGTTCGGCATCCATGTCTCGAACCGCACGCACAATGGCGCGGGCAATATCTGCATCTTCCTCGGCCTGGTTGTACAACGCGCCGTGCGGCTTCACATGCGCGAGCCGGCCGCCAAGCCCGGCGACCACCGCAGCCAGTGCTCCCGTCTGATATTGCACACCCGCATATACCTCATCAGGGGACAAAGTCATGCTCGCCCTGCCAAAATTCTCGCGGTCCGGGAAACTTGGGTGCGCACCAATCGCGACACCTCTGCGAATTGCCTCATTCGTGACGCGGCGCATGGTTAGTGGATCGCCGGCATGCCACCCACACGCGACGTTGGCCGACGTGGCGTACTCGAGCAGTTCGCTGTCGTGTCCAAACCCTTCACCCAAGTCAACATTCAGATCAATTGTTTTCGCGCACATCATCTGTCGACTCCTATTCTGACTCGCAGCTACCACCGGTGCGAACCATGCTGTCACCGATAAAGGTGTTGTCGAACTCGCATAGCTGGTGGTCCACGCGAACGTGTGTAGCCCATTCAGCGGCTACACCCGCTCTCCACGGCAACAGAACGTCGGCGCGCTCGCCGTTAGACAAATGAACCGTACCGACGCCAATAAGCACTCCATACGTGATGAAGACAATCAAAAATGCCACGCACGAGCGCACGTATGCCGCTATCCGCGGATAGTGCCACTGACTTCGATCAGATCGAGTGGGCATGAGTCTTGCGCCGCAGGCGCCTCCCGGTTCTGAAACGCTTTAATGATCCCGGCGTCGCCGAGTGAAACTCGCGATAACCATTCACGAACTCGCGCCTCGCCAGCTTTATGAAGTCGCGTGTTCAACTCTGCATCGAATGTTGAGTTGACGACTACTCCTGCTCGCTGCATTTCGGCGTAGTTCGCTTGAATCCGAGCAGGAAGGGACCTCCACTGCGCGCGTCCCGCATTCATCGCCACCTCGTCAAGCTCACGCCTAGTTTTCTCTGGCAGTACGTCGTAGCGCGCCCGGCTCATCACCACAAATGACACGGGGTATGCATAGTGGATGGCATTGAAATTCGACAGATCCGCCTGGAGCGACCTTCCCACTGCCCCATCACCCGACGACAAAACTGCGTCAATGCCACCGACGCGCAACTGCCACTCGACGTCCCGGATGGGCAGCGTAGTTGCGTGAGCCCCGAGCGCCCCCATGACGGCAGCTGAAGATTTGTCGTATGTCCGTACGCGAAGATTTGCGATGTCTCCAATGGCTGCCACGGGCTGACGGGTCCAAAGCCCGGTGGGGGGCCAAGGGGATATGAAAAGCAGATGCAACCCTGCACGCGACAGAGCACGTTGGTATGCTGGTCCCGCCAGGCATGCTAGGCGTCCAGACTCCTCGACCGAGTTAACCATGAAAGGCAACGTCGGCAATTCGAAGATCGGATCGAAGGATGCCAAGGTCCCAGCGAACACGTCCGCGACCTGTACGCTGTCGCCGAGCACCGCCGCCACGAGATCGGTTGCTGCAGCCATATCCCTGGATTCGATCCGGCCAGTAAGAGCACCTCCCGTCTGTCTAGCCAATGCCGTCGCGAAGGACTCAACTCCTCTGCCCGCCACCGTATCCGCCGGATGGTCGGAGGCGATGGTCCATGTCTGGTCTGCATACACTACCTCGTCTGCCAGTTCGCTCGCAAAAGCAATGACCAGCACTGTATGCCTAATGAGTTGTCCTAATCTGGAGAAATTCATCAAGGCTGTTCCACAAAGGCGACCGCATCCCGCGGTAAGCGGATAATCAGATCTGGTAGAAGCAACTTTAGCCAAGAACGCGATGTCAGAACCAACCGGATTTTGACATTCACAAGCAACCGATTTTTTGATATGGTTTCAGGCTAACCGTGACAAACGCTATCGCGCAAGTCAGTCAAGCAACCCCTTGTCGATGGCCATGGCGACAGCGCGGGTGATATGCGATACGCCTAACTTCCTGTTGATTTTCTGGAAGATGTCATAGACAGTTCGCTCCGACACGCCGAGCATGTCTGCGACGTTGCAGGCTGTTCGCCCCGCACGTACGAGACGCAAGACAGCCTGCTCGCGCTGGTCCAGAGCAACCCTGCTTGCCTCCTCGTCACGCAGCGCGTCGATATGCCAGTTGAGCACTTCATCTGCGAGCGCCCGCATCAGCACGCGATGCCTGTCCTGCCAGAGCACTCGCTCACCTTCCGGCTGGGGCAGTCCGTTGCCAATCTGCAGCAGGCCGATCACTGTACCGGAGGGACGGTGCACTGGACACACTACGGCGCTTCGAAAGCCATATCGCGCGGCGACATCTTTAGCCCGGTGGTCATCACCGAGCGCGTCGATAGCGCTGGCGAGCGTCGATGTACTGTTTCTCAAGGCGTAGTCGAGCAAAGGGGCCTTCCTGTACCACTGCTGGTTGATATACGCGTGCATCCAGCCAGGATGACATCCAATGAGGCAGCGCTGGTCGGTTATTGCTCTGGTCCTGTCAGGTACATGTAACCAGCGATAGGTATAAGAGCGGCCACCCAATTGCGGTACCACGCGCCCCATGATCTTCATCAACTCTCCCTCATTTGTGGAAGCGCGGATGTGACAAATTTCGTCGAGCGGATCACGTAAGGGCTGCCCTGATTCTGGCTGAGCCGATCGGTTTGCCAGTTGTTCACGGTAAAGTCGGTCGATGGATTGATACTGCACCCGAAGATGATCGGCATAGGGATCCGCAGCGACGAACTCTAGCAACGTATCATCTTCGTCGATCGACAGGACCTGCGTAAACGTTGCACCATCGCGCCTAATAAGCTGTCGTTCTAGCAAGCAGGTTGCATTCGTTTGCCGCAATCGCAATAAGACACGATCGCGCGCAACGTGGACGTCCACCTCGAATATGACCTCACCGAAACGGTCTGCGCGGTCGGCGACTTCTTTCAGCATGGCAATGCCCTACGCTGCCCGACCGGCACGCATTCTGTCAGGGACAATGGGCCTGCCAAAATAGAAGCCCTGCACTTCGATGTCCCCGAAGCGGCGTAGCCAGTTCGCCTGCTCCTCAGTTTCGACGCCTTCAACCACGAGGGAAAGTCCCAGATCGCGCGCGAGGAAAACTATGCTCCTGAACGTCGCCTGCGCTGTCCTATCGCCAGGAACGCCCTGCGTGAAACTCCGGCCGATCTTCACGCCGTCAATAATCAGGTTGGTCAGTTGGGAAAGCGACGAATACCCGGTACCGAAGTCATCCAGCATCACCCTCACCCCGAGCCGTCGTAGCTCCTGAAGTCGCCGACCGACAAGAGCCGAGTCTTCGAGTATGGCCGTTTCTGTGATTTCCACTTTCAACCGTTGGGCGGCAATCGAATGCCGCTCGAGACATCGATGTATCACGTTAACGAGGTCGCCGTGAACCAGTTGTGCGGCCGAAACATTCACAGACATATAAAACAGGCGCGTATCGACTTCTTGCCATTCACTGAGTTGGGTACAGGCTGTCTCTAGAATCAATTCGCCGATGGGAATGATGAACCCCGTACTTTCAGCAAACGGGATAAATTCAGCTGGCGCGATGACGCCTTTTTCTGGATGTCGCCAGCGCACAAGCGCTTCAATACCCTGCGTCTCTCCCGAATCAAGAGACACGATCGGCTGATACTCCAAAAAAAACTCGCGATTCTCGATTGCATACTGCAATTCCTGCTGCCGCTCGATATCCCGCATCGCGTGGACTGACAGATCCGGAGTGTAGGCATGGAATCGACTTGCATTAGCTGATCTGCCCTTTTCCTTTGCAGCATACATCGCGAGGTCTGCCTGCCTCAGCAGATCATAGGCAGCATCGAAACCGAACTCGTAGACGGCGACACCTATGCTTACGCGCATCACGTAGCTGTTGCCACGCAGCCCGAACGCCAGCTCGAATGCGTCGATGATGGATTGAGCCATACGGTGTGCAACAGCCTTGGCGTCGGTGCACTCGACGAGAACCACAAATTCGTCTCCACCGACGCGCGCGACGATCGACTTCTCTCCAGCAACGTTCACCAGACGCCGCGCAACGTTCTGAAGCAACTCATCCCCGATCTGATGACCTAGTGCATCGTTGATCCGCTTGAAGTTGTCGAGGTCCACAAAAAGTAGTGCCAGCCTTCCGAGTGAATTCTCGCGCTCGATGCACCGACGCAGGGATTCCGTCAGCAGGTATCGGTTGGGCAAACCGGTGAGTGCGTCTGTTTCCGCGAGATGCTGCATGTCCGCTCTGGCAACGGCTAAACGTGACATCGTCGCAGTGATGATCGCCGCGGCCGGCAGTAACACGACCGTGAGAACACTCGCCAGCAGGAGATATAGATCCTTGGCGTGCCTGTATCCGGCTAGAGCACTGTTTTCGGATATGCCGACTATGACGCCCACCGGAAAGCGAGTGGAATGTAGGTACGTGACGAAGCGACGCATGTGATCGACAGGGTCGGTGAGAGCGTCACCTCTTGCGTTGAGCATTGCTCGATAACCGGATGCCGGAGTGCCTATAGGCCACGTCGACACACCAGCCGCGAGGCGCGAGAGCAAATAGCCATTGTCCGACATCACCAAGAGCATGCCGCCCACCCCGACGGCGTCGAGATGGTAGAAGCCTGTGGTGAGAAAATTGGGATCCTCCGAAACAACGACGACGCCCGCAAATGAGCCGTCAGGGTTGTTCAGGCGACGGGTGAACTGCAACGTCCAGTGATGGGACAGTCGACCGAGCACTGGCTGGCTAATGTAGAGACCGAGATTAGGATCTCGTTTGTGGGCGACGAAGTGGGCCCGGTCGCTCAGATTAATCGGCTTAGCGTCCGGAGTCGTTGTCTGCAACACCCCGCCGGTTGGTCCAACGACGGTGACCTGCAATGCAGTGTCAGCTGAAACAAGCCCGTTCTCTTTCAGAGTATCGAGACGAAAGGTGGAAGGAGAGCGCTCGTACTCATACTTGACCAACTTCACAGCAACGTCGGCGTCATGCACCGTCTTGTCGATATGCGCAACAAACGACGTTGCAATTTGCGAGGTCGCCTCAGAAACCGCGCGGTGCGCCTCCTGTTTTTCGGTCTGGATCCTAATGATCGTGATGATCCAGATTCCCAGGATCACCAAGAGCGCGCCTGCGGGGATCCAAAACAAGCTCAGTGCGAAGGAGGGGGGGTGCAAGGGCCAGATTCTTGACGATCTCCCGCCTTCGTTGGGCTTCGCATACGCCATCAGGGCACCTCGCCGCACCATGATTCGTCAGAGCATTGACGGTACCGTGGTTTTCCCAGATATTCAGTTACGAAATGTTACATGCCAAATGCATGTATATTCACGCGACTACAGCGGTGGCAGTCGCCCCTAATTACTTTCAGAATTCACCAAATGGGTAAGGGCGTTGCTGTGTCCTCGTGAATAACCAAGACGATAGCCGGTGCATCATCGAGTTGCGCTGCTAAGCCAACGGTTTATGTTTAGAGACGTCTCCTTCATGTCTCCTCCTGATATGGATTCGGCCCGCGGCATGGCGGGCTTTTCTTTGCGTCCCGAGCATGCGCGACACCTTGGAGGCGAAAGTCCCCTATCGAGCCTTATTGTGTCGAAGCGCAAGGGCGTCGTCGTGAGGCGGAGTCCGAAGGAAGGGTGGAACAAAGCCACGACCTGACGAACAGAAACCCGATGCGATGCATACTTGGTCGGTCGAGCGCGTAAAGGATCACGATGTCCCCGACCATCAAATGCCGGGCGGTAATGTTGGCAGGTGTCGCCAGTGTGCATATCTCGGGAAGTCTGCACGGCAATGGTTACCGAATATTTCAGTAGCCGGTGAGAGAACACTAGATCGACACGAACCCCGTGTCATCAGTCGTAGGCGGCGCTGCCGACCCACAAAGTCAAAGCTATCCCCTGGGTCGGCAGAAAATCCATCAAATGCTGGATCAATGCCGCTTCCAGTTCCGACTCCAGTATTCATCCCGGATCTCAAGAGCCCCGAGATCGAAGGGATTGCGCATTGCCTCCTCGAGCGCGAGGACGCCATCTGTCCGAATCGGCAGCCTCGTTGCGGCACCCCGGCTTTCGTGGTGAAGGACTTATCGGCGCCCCCGCCTGCCCGAAGTCGCCTTCCGGTCTGCCGGGTTTCGTGCATGGAGGCATCTTGGAATGGATGCGTTCCCTAGTTGGCGTGCGTCTATTGTCAAATTCGCTGTGCACACGCGGATGGGGCACCCGTTTTCATGTTGGTCACGACAAATTACGTATCAAACACTACTAATTTGCCTTATCGTGTGGACGCCCATACAAAACCTGCATCAACGGGCAATAACACTACTTTTGGCTCGATTATCGTGAAACGTTACCTCAAGTTGGACAGCTAAATGCCTGTATCAAAACAATAATATCATTTTCTTTTTCTTTGCATGATTGTTTCACAGAGCGAAAAATAGGATCGGAGCGCACAAGTTTCTGAGTGGCGATGGGGATGAAAGAGTCCCTGCGGGCACCGTTCAAAACGAAACAAATTCGACCCCGCCCCGCTCGAATTTCTGCGGAACGCCATGCCGTGGCGTGACC from Paraburkholderia hospita encodes the following:
- the dctP gene encoding TRAP transporter substrate-binding protein DctP — encoded protein: MNFSRLGQLIRHTVLVIAFASELADEVVYADQTWTIASDHPADTVAGRGVESFATALARQTGGALTGRIESRDMAAATDLVAAVLGDSVQVADVFAGTLASFDPIFELPTLPFMVNSVEESGRLACLAGPAYQRALSRAGLHLLFISPWPPTGLWTRQPVAAIGDIANLRVRTYDKSSAAVMGALGAHATTLPIRDVEWQLRVGGIDAVLSSGDGAVGRSLQADLSNFNAIHYAYPVSFVVMSRARYDVLPEKTRRELDEVAMNAGRAQWRSLPARIQANYAEMQRAGVVVNSTFDAELNTRLHKAGEARVREWLSRVSLGDAGIIKAFQNREAPAAQDSCPLDLIEVSGTIRG
- the pxpA gene encoding 5-oxoprolinase subunit PxpA, which encodes MCAKTIDLNVDLGEGFGHDSELLEYATSANVACGWHAGDPLTMRRVTNEAIRRGVAIGAHPSFPDRENFGRASMTLSPDEVYAGVQYQTGALAAVVAGLGGRLAHVKPHGALYNQAEEDADIARAIVRAVRDMDAELAVFGLAGGQLVCIARDEGLVAIDEGFADRAYTREGKLVPRSYPNAVLESDVLACEQAIGMASDGRVKTLDDTWININPKTLCLHGDGPHAVEFARRIRASLANAGIRALAFRATQCIPGDVS
- a CDS encoding helix-turn-helix domain-containing protein is translated as MPETFGARLITERERLGLAQGDMQSIVGVSRRAQFNYEQSVRLPDVGYLAALATHGFDLTYLVTGRRAPRHGSIDEDLLRHVLIAIDNALPVEPINAAKKAKLVALVYQSASETGQVDPLLVRKAIDLAS
- a CDS encoding VirB3 family type IV secretion system protein: MLDEKARYPGFNGLGRTATIWGVPYMAMLVVVVSSMFAGVLIAFVVGPGGLLFVFLGVPVLMYFKHVCETDDQGLRIMWLEMRCRAYFWTLKLRALVNSRRAAPRFGNTVTLAPLRYGRQRRVYRIFLKPLPRGVSRLHELEPEES
- a CDS encoding lytic transglycosylase domain-containing protein, which produces MLDFAVLAQQCAPIVHASTMEAVVRTESGFNPYAIGVVGGHLERQPHDLTEAIATAHALAARRVNFSVGLTQVKSVNLARYGLTYETAFDPCANLRAGSAILHDCYDRAVVAKGQGASALRAAISCYYSGNFTRGLVEDYRGTSYVQRVVAGARSLTDSTDVVPAIRVVTGRMPDAQVGDGPGTIRIPDIKKTVSPGSNRSESHPAWDAFGDYHCDEGTCK
- a CDS encoding VirB4 family type IV secretion system protein gives rise to the protein MTRKPEISSDVLGSLGAIEDWMPKFGHPVKKHVQHLEGNRFMVTLVKRGVPFEVHENVAIERMFDRDTDTYSKLGRDLGGRLGYHATFTRRLVSFDRNYRFNPRFMQWFSREYVGRFNEDRFYENRYYLSLILKYDDFDDGLKEIESLAQQSLLHLVDYEAEQLEVYERQHMNGTKMLFSKQYGFVSDLVNATWTDVPVAAEPGTDVIPSSWLHFGYNTVAIRGPGVTPSRQHATCHDLRGFPDKPGWGQLNPLLTLPMEFTITQSFNCMTGFEANRTVDSAINKLESAGDKAKHQVKEMREAQGYVNTGELSFGEYHGAAVIYGETAKEAIANGDLFVSRSLNECGVEWMTATGSAPFTYFSQVPGAKVKPRPKVQSSRNFAAMHACHDYSTGKAEGNPIGDGSAIIPFRTSAANVFNFNFHATRLGDINVAEKLAGHFEAKGTTGTGKTTLIAAAIGMLLRFEPLLYVLDKGRGWEVFVRAMGGVYVYLEKGKPTGWAPFELADAPENREFLYGLVELCGRRNGVDHQGKQIRIDLSAAEKMQCRNAVDAVMDIEDVRLRRFSLLLDSIPDEGDDCLHARLSIWCKSEGGRFWWVFDNPPNLSLNMSGQRCIGFDVETFLVENYEPSEPAFTWLFHLKTLMRRDGLLMATIIEEYWLPIRFRTIREQIEETLASGRKEGEFIGLVTQQPEQAQKAADLYPALRSLIATKIYLADPAAEEAPYLRDGMTRKEFQEFRKLTAQSRRFLIKQGNQSAFASFDLSGLDDAIAVFSGDRENVLMLDEVRAEMGDDPNAWLPVYLLRVFERRQRTRLTAKHGADEQLWAEELHDALGRKRLELTAIYLTANVEMTEEPLV
- a CDS encoding type IV secretion system protein codes for the protein MKSNLAVPTRYRAIPPRVIMVATVFCAAATAHAQGVPTISPAELAQQMVMVRQLIQQVQNQEAQYQALTGNSSLGLISNNPALRNYLPEEWQDIYIQAKAGGLSGVSSSMRIIEQQEGMTGAATAGQQRYYDTLATNKAMNEQAYTAIVARFNNIQSLMQLSNMTQDPAQKADLQNRIAAEEAMVTNDQTRLQVTARLQENEIRLAQEQRDREFKNSFLGGPNDQ